A region from the Lolium perenne isolate Kyuss_39 chromosome 4, Kyuss_2.0, whole genome shotgun sequence genome encodes:
- the LOC127347070 gene encoding uncharacterized protein encodes MLQSIIENKQVRAPLPYLRALHDSHQRIRTRWKKVPTQRNRNPIHIASCVGLLPPPAVAFPQLCADGLLGRTPTHIPAATTRASPPQRGCRFLLRLLLCAGGGRYFLPRCGRLSRSHGRSCFCRRSVRGDGGWTSRAAPRGIRFAGADIAGAAEILLPIQDVPRTSTTSQYALDVNVERVEDMVTHQRLLEEARYLQHRLSLEVGVVQIAEILSKLQIKEGAKRDCDVGWLQNKKVYNVLQQQ; translated from the exons TCCATTATTGAGAACAAGCAAGTGCGTGCCCCTTTGCCCTATCTGAGAGCTCTCCACGATAGCCACCAG AGGATCAGAACGAGGTGGAAAAAGGTCCCGACCCAGCGAAACCGAAACCCTATCCACATTGCTTCTTGCGTAGGACTGCTGCCGCCGCCGGCCGTGGCTTTCCCTCAACTCTGTGCCGACGGACTCCTCGGTCGTACACCTACTCACATCCCCGCCGCCACCACGCGCGCTTCTCCTCCCCAACGCGGCTGCCGGTTTCTGCTCCGTCTCCTCCTCTGCGCCGGCGGCGGGCGTTATTTTCTTCCCCGTTGCGGCCGCCTCAGCCGCAGCCATGGCCGCAGCTGCTTCTGCAGGAGATCGGTGCGGGGCGACGGCGGATGGACGAGCAGGGCCGCGCCTCGAGGTATACGATTCGCCGGCGCCGACATCGCTGGTGCGGCAGAGATCTTGTTGCCGATCCAGGATGTGCCACGCACTTCCACCACCTCCCA GTACGCGCTGGATGTGAATGTGGAGAGGGTGGAGGACATGGTGACGCACCAGCGGCTGCTCGAGGAGGCCCGATACCTGCAGCACCGGCTTTCCTTGGAGGTGGGCGTCGTTCAG ATTGCAGAGATACTATCCAAGCTACAAATAAAGGAGGGGGCAAAGAGAGATTGTGATGTAGGATGGTTGCAAAATAAGAAGGTTTACAATGTGTTGCAGCAACAATAG